One genomic segment of Ricinus communis isolate WT05 ecotype wild-type chromosome 5, ASM1957865v1, whole genome shotgun sequence includes these proteins:
- the LOC8258201 gene encoding protein ESMERALDA 1 isoform X1, translating into MHAYNRLPSSGHTTPSPPQSPLRSPRYRSSSRSNKRFTPASSSPWSHTPGGGGRTIAHRLAWLLLSVLLRRQGIFLFAPLIYISGMLLYMGTVSFDVGPVIQHKPPPGSVYRSPQLYQKLLPEMDADNSSADALSTIWKNSYKGGGWRSCVNKSSGGLPESNGYIYVEANGGLNQQRTSICNAVAVAGYLNATLLIPNFHFHSIWRDPSKFRDIYDEEYFISTLENDVRVVDKIPEYLMERFDHNLTNVYNFRVKAWSSIQYYRDVVLPRLLEEKVIRISPFANRLSFDAPPAVQRLRCLANYEALRFSNPILTLGEALVGRMKERSVNHGGKYVSVHLRFEEDMVAFSCCVFDGGEQEEKDMRAARERGWKGKFTKPGRTIRPGAIRLNGKCPLTPLEVGLMLRGMGFDKNTYIYLASGKIYNAEKYMAPLLEMFPNLLTKEMLASEDELAPYKNYSSRMAAIDYTVCLHSEVFVTTQGGNFPHFLMGHRRFLYGGHSKTIRPDKRKLALLFDNPNLGWKSFKRHMLNMRSHSDSKGFELKRPNDSIYSFPCPDCMCRMNKTESRSSAT; encoded by the exons ATGCACGCATACAATAGGTTACCGAGCAGCGGCCACACAACACCATCACCACCGCAATCGCCGCTACGTTCACCTAGGTATCGCAGTAGTAGCCGCTCTAACAAGCGTTTTACGCCGGCGTCTTCGTCGCCCTGGTCACACACGCCTGGCGGTGGTGGTCGGACAATAGCTCACCGTCTAGCTTGGCTTTTACTTTCCGTTCTTCTCCGTCGACAAGGAATTTTCCTTTTTGCCcctcttatttatatatctgGTATGCTTTTATACATGGGAACGGTGTCGTTTGATGTTGGTCCTGTTATTCAACATAAACCTCCTCCTGGTTCTGTTTATCGGAGTCCTCAACTTTATCAAAAACTCCTTCCTGAAATGGACGCCGATAATTCCTCTGCTGATGCG TTATCAACCATTTggaaaaattcatataaaggCGGTGGATGGAGATCATGTGTAAACAAGTCCTCAGGAG GCCTACCTGAATCAAATGGGTACATATATGTTGAGGCTAATGGTGGCCTGAACCAGCAGAGAACATCG ATATGCAATGCAGTTGCCGTGGCAGGCTATTTAAATGCAACACTTCTAATCccaaattttcattttcatagcATCTGGAGAGATCCCAG CAAATTTAGAGACATTTATGATGAAGAGTATTTCATCAGTACCTTGGAAAATGATGTGCGGGTGGTGGATAAGATTCCTGAATATCTTATGGAGCGCTTTGATCATAACTTGACTAATGTCTACAACTTTAGAGTGAAAGCATGGTCATCCATTCAGTATTACAGGGATGTTGTCCTCCCAAGGCTACTGGAAGAAAA GGTTATAAGGATTTCTCCTTTTGCGAATCGTTTGTCATTTGATGCTCCCCCAGCTGTCCAAAGGCTCAGATGTCTGGCAAATTATGAAGCCTTGAGGTTTTCAAATCCCATTTTAACTCTGGGAGAAGCTCTAGTTGGAAGAATGAAAGAACGCAGTGTGAACCATGGTGGAAAATATGTTTCTGTGCATCTTCGCTTTGAGGAG GACATGGTTGCTTTCTCTTGCTGTGTATTTGATGGTGGAGAACAAGAAGAGAAAGACATGAGAGCAGCCCGAGAAAGAGGTTGGAAAGGAAAATTTACAAAGCCGGGTCGTACCATTCGTCCTGGAGCAATCAGGCTCAATGGGAAGTGCCCCCTTACTCCTCTAGAG GTAGGCTTGATGCTGAGAGGAATGGGTTTTGATAAGAACACGTATATTTATTTGGCATCTGGAAAGATATATAATGCTGAAAAATATATGGCCCCGTTGTTGGAAATGTTTCCAAATTTGCTAACTAAAGAAATGCTGGCATCCGAAGATGAACTTGCTCCCTATAAA AACTATTCTTCTAGGATGGCTGCAATAGACTACACTGTTTGTCTTCACAGCGAGGTATTTGTGACAACTCAAGGTGGAAATTTTCCTCATTTTCTGATGGGCCACAGGAGGTTTTTGTACGGCGGACACTCCAAGACGATACGACCAGACAAGCGAAAGTTAGCTTTGCTCTTTGATAATCCAAACCTTGG ATGGAAGAGCTTCAAGCGGCATATGCTGAATATGCGGTCTCACAGTGATTCCAAAGGATTTGAACTCAAAAGGCCAAATGATTCCATATATTCCTTTCCCTGCCCAGATTGCATGTGTCGTATGAACAAGACGGAATCAAGATCATCAGCTACGTGA
- the LOC8258201 gene encoding protein ESMERALDA 1 isoform X2 — translation MHAYNRLPSSGHTTPSPPQSPLRSPRYRSSSRSNKRFTPASSSPWSHTPGGGGRTIAHRLAWLLLSVLLRRQGIFLFAPLIYISGMLLYMGTVSFDVGPVIQHKPPPGSVYRSPQLYQKLLPEMDADNSSADALSTIWKNSYKGGGWRSCVNKSSGGLPESNGYIYVEANGGLNQQRTSICNAVAVAGYLNATLLIPNFHFHSIWRDPSKFRDIYDEEYFISTLENDVRVVDKIPEYLMERFDHNLTNVYNFRVKAWSSIQYYRDVVLPRLLEEKVIRISPFANRLSFDAPPAVQRLRCLANYEALRFSNPILTLGEALVGRMKERSVNHGGKYVSVHLRFEEDMVAFSCCVFDGGEQEEKDMRAARERGWKGKFTKPGRTIRPGAIRLNGKCPLTPLEVGLMLRGMGFDKNTYIYLASGKIYNAEKYMAPLLEMFPNLLTKEMLASEDELAPYKNYSSRMAAIDYTVCLHSEVFVTTQGGNFPHFLMGHRRFLYGGHSKTIRPDKRKLALLFDNPNLGWP, via the exons ATGCACGCATACAATAGGTTACCGAGCAGCGGCCACACAACACCATCACCACCGCAATCGCCGCTACGTTCACCTAGGTATCGCAGTAGTAGCCGCTCTAACAAGCGTTTTACGCCGGCGTCTTCGTCGCCCTGGTCACACACGCCTGGCGGTGGTGGTCGGACAATAGCTCACCGTCTAGCTTGGCTTTTACTTTCCGTTCTTCTCCGTCGACAAGGAATTTTCCTTTTTGCCcctcttatttatatatctgGTATGCTTTTATACATGGGAACGGTGTCGTTTGATGTTGGTCCTGTTATTCAACATAAACCTCCTCCTGGTTCTGTTTATCGGAGTCCTCAACTTTATCAAAAACTCCTTCCTGAAATGGACGCCGATAATTCCTCTGCTGATGCG TTATCAACCATTTggaaaaattcatataaaggCGGTGGATGGAGATCATGTGTAAACAAGTCCTCAGGAG GCCTACCTGAATCAAATGGGTACATATATGTTGAGGCTAATGGTGGCCTGAACCAGCAGAGAACATCG ATATGCAATGCAGTTGCCGTGGCAGGCTATTTAAATGCAACACTTCTAATCccaaattttcattttcatagcATCTGGAGAGATCCCAG CAAATTTAGAGACATTTATGATGAAGAGTATTTCATCAGTACCTTGGAAAATGATGTGCGGGTGGTGGATAAGATTCCTGAATATCTTATGGAGCGCTTTGATCATAACTTGACTAATGTCTACAACTTTAGAGTGAAAGCATGGTCATCCATTCAGTATTACAGGGATGTTGTCCTCCCAAGGCTACTGGAAGAAAA GGTTATAAGGATTTCTCCTTTTGCGAATCGTTTGTCATTTGATGCTCCCCCAGCTGTCCAAAGGCTCAGATGTCTGGCAAATTATGAAGCCTTGAGGTTTTCAAATCCCATTTTAACTCTGGGAGAAGCTCTAGTTGGAAGAATGAAAGAACGCAGTGTGAACCATGGTGGAAAATATGTTTCTGTGCATCTTCGCTTTGAGGAG GACATGGTTGCTTTCTCTTGCTGTGTATTTGATGGTGGAGAACAAGAAGAGAAAGACATGAGAGCAGCCCGAGAAAGAGGTTGGAAAGGAAAATTTACAAAGCCGGGTCGTACCATTCGTCCTGGAGCAATCAGGCTCAATGGGAAGTGCCCCCTTACTCCTCTAGAG GTAGGCTTGATGCTGAGAGGAATGGGTTTTGATAAGAACACGTATATTTATTTGGCATCTGGAAAGATATATAATGCTGAAAAATATATGGCCCCGTTGTTGGAAATGTTTCCAAATTTGCTAACTAAAGAAATGCTGGCATCCGAAGATGAACTTGCTCCCTATAAA AACTATTCTTCTAGGATGGCTGCAATAGACTACACTGTTTGTCTTCACAGCGAGGTATTTGTGACAACTCAAGGTGGAAATTTTCCTCATTTTCTGATGGGCCACAGGAGGTTTTTGTACGGCGGACACTCCAAGACGATACGACCAGACAAGCGAAAGTTAGCTTTGCTCTTTGATAATCCAAACCTTGG GTGGCCTTGA
- the LOC8258210 gene encoding 10 kDa chaperonin, mitochondrial, whose amino-acid sequence MARRLIPTLNRVLVEKILPPSKTTGGILLPESSTKLNSGKVISVGPGLRSNEGKTIPTSVKEGDTVLLPEYGGTQVKLGDKEYFLYRDEDILGTLHE is encoded by the exons ATGGCGAGGCGCTTGATTCCAACTCTCAATCGCGTTCTTGTGGAGAAAATCCTTCCTCCTTCCAAAACTACTGGTGGAATTCTCCTTCCAGAGTCCTCCACCAAG cTGAATTCAGGGAAAGTGATATCTGTGGGTCCTGGATTGAGAAGCAATGAAGGGAAAACCATCCCCACTTCTGTTAAAGAAGGTGATACTGTGCTTTTGCCTGAGTATGGCGGTACCCAAGTTAAGCTTGGTGATAAAGA GTACTTTTTGTACAGGGATGAGGACATCTTAGGCACTTTGCATGAGTAA
- the LOC8258202 gene encoding phytanoyl-CoA dioxygenase has product MGITGNLTAAQLQFFNSQGYLVIESFGEAGEIKGLMNRMEQLLDDFDCSSSNSIFSTKNQQQSTDNYFFDSAENVSFFFEEKAFGDDGNLRQPKQLSINKVGHALHEVDPVFKSFSSSDKFKSMLCSLGYKRPVVIQSMYIFKQPGIGGEVVPHQDNSFLYTEPTTCTGLWLALEDATIVNGCLWAIPGSHKNGLVRRFLRGEEGVFFDRPSPAYDQKDFVPIEVKSGSLVVIHGDLIHQSFENQSSKSRHAYSLHVVDTDGCKWAQDNWIRRKMEPEPLYVS; this is encoded by the exons ATGGGTATCACCGGAAATCTCACGGCCGCGCAGCTCCAGTTCTTCAATTCTCAAG GGTATCTAGTGATCGAATCATTTGGAGAGGCAGGAGAAATAAAAGGTCTAATGAACAGAATGGAGCAATTGCTTGATGACTTTGACTGCTCCTCCTCAAATTCTATTTTCTCCACTAAGAATCAG CAACAGTCAACTGATAACTACTTTTTCGATAGCGCCGagaatgtttcttttttcttcgaag AGAAAGCATTTGGGGACGATGGAAACTTGCGCCAACCAAAGCAGCTCTCGATTAACAAAGTTGGTCACG CTCTACATGAGGTGGATCCAGTTTTTAAAAGTTTCTCTTCCTCTGACAAATTTAAAAGTATGTTATGTTCCTTGGGTTACAAGAGGCCAGTAGTTATTCAGTCTATGTATATTTTCAAG CAACCAGGTATTGGAGGTGAAGTAGTGCCGCATCAGGATAACTCATTTCTATATACAGAGCCAACAACTTGCACGGGGCTGTGGCTGGCCCTTGAAGATGCAACGATTGTAAATGGTTGCCTTTGGGCTATTCCTGGATCTCATAAGA ACGGTCTTGTCAGAAGGTTTCTTAGAGGCGAAGAAGGGGTGTTCTTTGATCGTCCTTCTCCTGCTTATGACCAAAAAGATTTTGTGCCTATTGAAGTCAAATCTGGTTCTTTGGTTGTCATTCACGGTGATCTTATTCATCAGAG TTTCGAGAATCAGTCCTCAAAGTCAAGGCATGCCTACAGCTTGCATGTGGTGGATACTGATGGTTGCAAATGGGCGCAAGATAATTG GATTAGAAGAAAAATGGAGCCAGAGCCTCTCTATGTATCTTGA